From the Microplitis mediator isolate UGA2020A chromosome 6, iyMicMedi2.1, whole genome shotgun sequence genome, one window contains:
- the LOC130669351 gene encoding probable multidrug resistance-associated protein lethal(2)03659 — translation MDAKVDIELKKNLREGVNPLSAFTFSWVLKIFWKGFKRDLEVEDLFRPLKEHKSSVLGDKLSAAWDKQVKQYNANKKLIEKSDRSNSNSKRKHKKNKKPSLLYALIRVFGVRFALYGIALGIMELVIRVLQPLALARLLRFFTTSDISKTEAFLYAGGVIMCSVIHIFVAHPSFMAIFHMGMKLQVACRSLIYRKALKLSRTALGESTVGQVVNLLSNDVNKIDLAVVFFHYLWISPVGTVIITYLMYLEVGAAAIIGVASLLMFIPLQGWLGKKSSILRLRTAILTDERIRLTNEIISGIQAIKMYAWEHPFSNLIEDARKKEMQVIRKSSFIRGVTMSFMMFSSGLSLFITILAHLVSGNQITAETVYMLTAYYSILRQTMTIYFPQGISGVAETSVSIKRLENFLMYEEMKVNNNDGNKNGRKYAGKNSRENNLDSDDKDTKDEEMVELLANFNDGSITLDGAYAKWLDSNHEDTLKGINIHIEPGQLVAVVGQVGSGKTSLLNAILKELPAHTGSVDVGGKVAYASQEPWLFPGSVRQNILFGRPWDARKYDKVVKVCQLKRDFSLFPYGDKTIVGERGVSLSGGQRARINLARAVYSDAPIFLLDDPLSAVDAHVGKHMFEECIEKYLNGKTRILVTHQIQFLSNIEKIIIMKDGAIIAEGSYNKLVKMGVDFGRLLDSAPKEETEETLSQPRSRKSSRQLSVTSINSVMTNDATGQGQAEPEEIAEMRSKGSIGGHVYASYFKAGGNCCVIFVVLLLCVLAQLAASSGDVFVAFWVNLEQESSNNFTLSNLTQTPNKKSGLADQERFNCVYIFTALTVLTVITTFIRSFAFINLCVCASKRLHDKMFRSISRAPMRFFNTNSSGRVLNRFSRDMGVIDEYLPMNMIDCMQAALLLIGTIVIVVSINVWLLIPTVIISVIFYGLRLIYIPTSRSVKRLEGVTRSPVYSHLNTTLQGLTTIRSFNAEEILTKEFDHHQDLHSSAWYIFIASSRAFGYWLDMFCLIYISLVTTSFLFVTTNDNDTYEGGNVGLAITQCIGLAGVFQWGMRQATEVENQMTSVERVLEYTNIESEPALESLPEKKPKGDWPSRGKVEFRSVYLAYSPLEPPVLRNLNFTIEPREKIGIVGRTGAGKSSLIAALFRLAEIEGNIEIDGVDTGEIGLHDFRAKISIIPQEPFLFSGTLRRNLDPFEQYPDSVLWSALEDVELKEMGLEGHVNEGGTNLSVGQRQLVCLARAIVRNNKVLVLDEATANVDPQTDEFIQKAIRRKFADCTVLTIAHRLNTVMDSDRILVMDAGSAVEFDHPHILLQNDNGCLTKMVEETGFSMTEALKNVAKQNYELRTLPVTIRR, via the exons ATGGATGCAAAAGTCGATattgagttgaaaaaaaatttacgagaAGGTGTTAATCCTCTAAGCGCCTTTACATTTTC atggGTTTTGAAGATATTTTGGAAAGGATTCAAACGGGATTTGGAAGTCGAGGATCTTTTTAGGCCACTGAAAGAACACAAAAGCAGTGTACTGGGTGATAAATTATCAGCAGCATGGGACAAACAAGTCAAACAATATAACGcgaacaaaaaattgatagaaaaatcAGACAGATCAAACAGTAATTCAAAAAggaagcataaaaaaaataaaaaacctaGTTTACTATATGCATTGATAAGAGTTTTTGGTGTTCGGTTTGCTCTTTATGGAATCGCCTTAGGTATTATGGAGCTCGTTATtcg agtTCTGCAGCCACTAGCTCTAGCTCGTCTTTTACGTTTCTTCACGACATCAGATATAAGCAAAACAGAAGCATTTCTATACGCTGGTGGCGTAATAATGTGTTCagtaatacatatttttgtagcaCATCCCTCGTTTATGGCAATTTTTCATATGGGTATGAAGCTACAGGTAGCATGTCGCTCACTGATTTACCGTAAAGCCTTGAAGCTGTCAAGAACAGCTCTAGGTGAATCAACAGTTGGCCAAGTTGTTAATCTTTTATCAAATGATGTGAATAAAATAGATCTTGCTGtggtattttttcactatctTTGGATCAGTCCTGTTGGAACTGTTATCATTACGTACTTGATGTATTTAGAAGTCGGTGCAGCCGCGATTATTGGAGTAGCGTCGCTGCTGATGTTTATACCTCTACAGGGATGGCTGggtaaaaaatcatcaattttaCGTTTACGAACGGCGATACTTACTGACGAGAGAATACGTCTGACCAATGAAATCATCAGTGGTATTCAAGCTATCAAGATGTACGCTTGGGAGCATCCATTTAGTAATCTTATTGAAGACGCACGTAAGAAAGAAATGCAAGTTATaagaaaatcatcatttataCGGGGTGTTACCATGTCATTTATGATGTTTTCATCTggtttatcattatttatcacAATATTGGCTCATTTAGTATCAGGTAATCAAATAACTGCTGAAACTGTATATATGCTAACGGCATATTACAGTATTTTGCGTCAAACTATGACGATATATTTTCCACAAGGTATTAGCGGAGTAGCTGAAACTTCAGTGTCAATAAAACGtcttgagaattttttgatgtaCGAGGAaatgaaagtaaataataatgatggtAATAAAAATGGTCGAAAATACGCAGGTAAAAATTCAcgggaaaataatttagattctGATGATAAAGACACGAAGGATGAAGAAATGGTTGAGTTGCTAGCAAATTTTAACGATGGGTCTATAACACTTGATGGGGCTTATGCTAAATGGTTGGACTCTAATCATGAAGATACATTGAAAGGAATCAATATACATATTGAACCAGGTCAATTAGTGGCTGTAGTTGGGCAAGTTGGTTCAGGTAAAACAAGCTTACTCAATGCTATTCTCAAAGAACTTCCAGCGCACACGGGAAGTGTTGATGTAGGCGGTAAAGTAGCTTATGCGAGTCAAGAACCCTGGTTATTCCCTGGTTCAGTAAGGCAGAATATACTCTTTGGACGTCCATGGGATGCTAGGAAATACGATAAAGTTGTCAAAGTATGTCAGCTGAAACGAGATTTTTCACTATTCCCATACGGCGACAAGACTATTGTCGGTGAACGCGGGGTAAGTTTATCTGGTGGACAGAGAGCGCGTATCAATTTAGCGCGGGCTGTTTACTCGGATGCACCGATATTTTTACTAGACGATCCACTGAGTGCAGTAGACGCGCACGTGGGTAAACACATGTTCGAAGAGTGTATTGAAAAGTACTTGAATGGAAAAACAAGAATACTTGTGACACATCAGATacaatttttaagtaatattGAGAAGATAATTATCATGAAGGATGGTGCTATTATTGCTGAAGGCAGTTACAATAAACTAGTGAAGATGGGTGTTGACTTCGGTCGTTTACTCGATTCTGCACCAAAAGAAGAGACTGAAGAAACTTTGTCTCAGCCAAGAAGTCGTAAGAGTTCACGGCAGTTAAGTGTTACATCAATTAATTCAGTGATGACTAATGATGCTACAGGCCAGGGTCAAGCTGAGCCTGAAGAAATTGCTGAGATGCGTTCTAAAGGTTCAATTGGTGGACATGTGTACGCATCTTATTTCAAAGCTGGTGGCAATTGTTGCGTGATTTTCGTGGTACTGCTACTATGTGTACTGGCTCAATTGGCAGCTAGTAGCGGAGATGTTTTCGTTGCATTTTGGGTAAATCTTGAACAAGAGAGTAGTAATAATTTCACCTTGAGTAATTTAACTCAAACTCCTAATAAAAAATCTGGATTAGCAGATCAAGAAAGGTTTAATtgcgtttatatttttacagcaTTGACAGTATTGACAGTTATTACAACATTTATAAGATCCTTTGCGTTTATTAATTTGTGTGTGTGCGCTTCTAAACGTTTGCATGATAAAATGTTTCGTAGTATTAGTCGCGCACCAATgagattttttaatacaaattctTCTGGACGTGTTTTGAATCGTTTTTCTCGGGACATGGGTGTTATCGATGAATATCTGCCAATGAATATGATCGATTGTATGCAGGCAGCCCTGTTGCTCATCGGTACTATTGTCATTGTTGTTTCTATCAATGTCTGGCTACTGATACCTACAGTCATTATTTCCGTTATATTTTACGGTTTACGGCTTATTTATATACCTACAAGCCGTAGTGTTAAACGACTCGAAGGTGTAACAAGATCACCGGTATATAGTCATTTGAACACAACATTACAAGGTCTGACAACAATACGTTCATTTAATGCAGAAGAAATACTTACGAAAGAATTTGATCATCATCAGGATCTCCATTCCTCCGCatggtatatttttatagcatCGTCACGTGCCTTCGGCTATTGGCTCGATATGTTTTGTCTTATCTACATCAGCCTTGTAACTACtagttttttattcgtgaCTACCAACGACAATGATACATATGAAGGTGGCAATGTTGGTCTGGCAATAACACAATGTATCGGATTAGCAGGAGTGTTTCAGTGGGGAATGCGACAGGCCACTGAGGTGGAGAATCAAATGACTTCGGTGGAGCGTGTGCTTGAGTATACTAACATTGAGAGTGAACCGGCACTCGAGAGTTTGCCTGAAAAAAAACCCAAAGGTGACTGGCCGTCGAGAGGTAAAGTCGAATTTAGAAGCGTTTACTTGGCTTATTCTCCACTAGAACCACCGGTACTCAGGAATCTCAACTTTACTATTGAGCCACGTGAAAAAATAGGAATTGTTGGACGCACTGGAGCAGGAAAATCTTCCCTAATAGCTGCCTTATTCCGGCTCGCCGAGATTGAGGGTAACATTGAGATCGATGGTGTAGATACCGGTGAAATTGGACTCCACGATTTTCGCGCCAAGATAAGCATAATTCCACAAGAGCCTTTCTTGTTCTCCGGTACATTGAGAAGAAATCTCGATCCCTTTGAACAGTATCCAGACAGTGTACTGTGGTCGGCATTGGAAGATGTTGAACTTAAAGAAATGGGCCTTGAGGGCCACGTTAATGAAGGCGGTACTAATTTAAGTGTTGGACAACGGCAGTTAGTTTGTCTTGCGCGTGCTAttgttagaaataataaagttCTTGTACTCGATGAAGCCACCGCAAACGTTGATCCACAGACGGACGAGTTCATCCAGAAGGCCATTAGACGTAAATTCGCCGATTGCACCGTTCTTACGATCGCCCATCGACTAAATACTGTTATGGACAGCGACAGGATATTGGTCATGGATGCCGGTTCCGCtgtg gaATTCGATCACCCACATATTTTGCTTCAAAATGATAATGGATGTTTAACGAAGATGGTTGAGGAAACTGGCTTTTCAATGACAGAAGCGCTCAAAAATGTTGCTAAACAAAATTATGAACTCCGTACGCTACCTGTCACGATAAGGCGTTGA
- the LOC130669352 gene encoding microspherule protein 1 — protein sequence MLINLNISMESSSIDSMGTKRRSSSRTIKRRKFDDELVETTFNLQPPTSSGKSNSRSRSVSVSTGPLDVVPQPPMVQPLPVPPPVIQPDRINRRPSRPPGANGPGRKSKKNKNHPHSVHSTKDLGRWKPTDDLALITGVQQTNDLRMVHRGTKFSCRFTLQEIQQRWYALLYDSNVSRVAVQAMRNLHPELIASVQARTLYSKAEEDLLGTIKSTSQPMLEAFQKLLETNAQAFYPARTAKALMAHWQLMKQYHLLPDQTIQQIPRGEHVLNFSDAEELLNDTELVDQKDELIDSEMAIADRKNKKEIRVLENELGRWQVLVDNVAGTNPPEFDNQTLAILRGRLVRYLMRSKEITVGRSTKDHIVDVDLSLEGPAWKISRRQGTIRLRNNGDFFISSEGKRPIFVDSRPILAGNKMKLNNNSVIEIAGLRFIFLINQDLISVIRQETAKFNYTQLQ from the exons atgttgatTAACCTCAATATATCGATGGAAAGTTCAAGTATTGATTCAATGGGAACTAAACGCCGAAg ttcatcGCGTACGATAAAGCGCAGAAAATTTGATGATGAATTGGTGGAGACAACGTTCAATCTCCAGCCACCAACATCAAGTGGTAAATCAAATTCACGTTCTCGAAGTGTGTCAGTGTCAACTGGTCCACTTGACGTGGTACCACAGCCACCAATGGTCCAGCCATTGCCAGTTCCTCCACCAGTGATACAACCAGACCGTATTAATAGACGTCCTAGTAGACCACCTGGAGCAAATGGGCCTGGCAGAAAGAgcaaaaagaataaaaatcatCCTCATTCAGTCCATTCAACTAAAGATTTGGGCAGATGGAAACCTACTGATGACTTGGCGCTCATCACTGGTGTTCAGCAGACCAATGACCTGAGGATGGTCCACAGAGGCACAAAATTTTCCTGTCGCTTTACTCTGCAGGAAATTCAGCAGAGATGGTACGCGCTGCTCTACGACAGTAATGTGTCACGTGTTGCCGTGCAAGCGATGAGAAATTTACATCCTGAATTAATAGCAAGTGTGCAAGCGCGGACTTTGTACAGCAAAGCTGAAGAAGATCTCCTTGGAACAATAAAATCG ACTTCTCAACCAATGTTAGAAGCATTTCAGAAGCTATTGGAGACCAACGCACAAGCGTTTTATCCAGCGAGAACAGCGAAGGCTTTGATGGCACACTGGCAGCTGATGAAACAGTATCACTTATTGCCTGATCAAACTATTCAACAGATTCCTCGTGGTGAACACGTCCTCAATTTTTCTGATGCTGAGGAATTACTCAATGATACTGAGTTGGTAGATCAAAAAGATGAACTTATTGACTCCGAAATGGCAATCGCTGAtcgtaaaaacaaaaaagagaTCAGGGTATTGGAAAATGAGTTAGGAAGATGGCAAGTCCTTGTGGACAATGTGGCTGGTACTAATCCTCCGGAATTCGATAATCAAACATTGGCTATTCTTCGAGGAAGACTTGTCCGCTATCTTATGAGATCTAAAGAG ATAACAGTCGGTCGTTCAACAAAAGATCATATTGTCGATGTGGATTTGTCACTTGAAGGACCGGCTTGGAAAATTTCACGTCGACAGGGAACTATTAGGTTGAGAAATAATGGAGATTTCTTCATTTCTTCTGAAGGCAAACGACCTATTTTTGTTGACAGCAGACCGATATTAgcaggaaataaaatgaagttaaATAACAACAGTGTTATtgag aTTGCTGGACTTCGattcatatttttgataaatcaagATTTAATATCAGTAATACGTCAGGAAACAGCTAAATTCAATTACACGCAATTACAGTAA